One Triticum dicoccoides isolate Atlit2015 ecotype Zavitan chromosome 5B, WEW_v2.0, whole genome shotgun sequence genomic window carries:
- the LOC119306267 gene encoding CASP-like protein 4D1 encodes MTSSKIALPSAVLVLRLVTLALLLASLVLISVDKFHVSDAEAILLDVQAKEITFKDVYAYRYVLAIAVAGCVYTLLQIPFAAVSIARRKTRIGGSEGVALLLICADVVFALVIATGAAAGYGYTGDAKRNADYTYHSWERFAAATGSLIPPEVTQLNTDIRRFFMLAFSSALLMLLAAACMALVIMISVYALVRR; translated from the exons ATGACGTCTAGCAAGATTGCTCTGCCGTCTGCCGTCCTGGTGCTCCGGCTCGtcaccctcgccctcctcctcgcgTCTCTCGTCCTCATCTCGGTAGACAAGTTCCACGTCTCTGACGCCGAGGCTATTCTCCTCGACGTCCAGGCCAAGGAGATCACCTTCAAGGACGTCTACGCGTACAG GTACGTGCTAGCTATCGCCGTTGCTGGGTGCGTCTACACCCTGCTGCAGATTCCGTTTGCGGCAGTCAGCATCGCCAGAAGGAAGACGAGGATCGGAGGCAGCGAGGGCGTCGCCTTGCTCCTCATATGCGCCGACGTG GTCTTCGCACTGGTGATCGCCACGGGCGCGGCCGCCGGCTACGGCTACACCGGCGATGCGAAGCGCAACGCTGACTACACATACCACAGCTGGGAACGGTTTGCTGCCGCGACCGGGAGTCTGATTCCCCCTGAGGTCACCCAGCTCAACACGGACATCAGGAGGTTCTTCATGCTGGCTTTCTCCTCCGCCTTGCTCATGCTTCTCGCCGCCGCCTGCATGGCCCTTGTTATAATGATCTCCGTCTACGCGCTCGTCCGAAGATAA